In Trifolium pratense cultivar HEN17-A07 linkage group LG7, ARS_RC_1.1, whole genome shotgun sequence, a genomic segment contains:
- the LOC123899554 gene encoding uncharacterized protein LOC123899554 → MSIFSLPGRNGGGEKVLYPGDKVLYSAHVHLLINCNEVEPYLQMFLTQHTSAQINSQFPAWFKEYMYQQTPATRVIQHLRNLSDGPKSTVKQWHTYFVNGYRFETHSWSEGKTTVNSGVCMKGVTENGEGDFYGVIENIFEIEYNYLDYKKTVVLFYCKWFDPSNRGTRYDSKTNTVDIKMNKHYPLYDPFAMAHNVRQVHYVPYPSTTRDKRGWCAAITSKPRGLIEKNEIDEREDEPYQEDEMSNVDDVIAVETFNQLCVQEEAEEVPSDGDVDEEDVEANGDDEGSDDEDVSDWDDN, encoded by the exons ATGTCAATATTCAGCTTGCCTGGTCGTAATGGTGGTGGTGAGAAAGTGTTGTATCCTGGTGACAAAGTTCTCTATTCGGCGCATGTTCACTTGCTGATTAATTGCAATGAAGTCGAGCCATATTTACa GATGTTTTTAACACAACATACTTCTGCTCAAATCAATTCGCAATTTCCAGCATGGTTCAAAGAATACATGTACCAACAAACACCCGCAACTCGTGTCATACAACACTTGAGAAACTTATCTGATGGCCCAAAGTCAACCGTTAAACAATGGCACACCTACTTTGTCAATGGTTACAGATTTGAGACACACAGTTGGAGTGAAGGAAAAACAACAGTAAACAGTGGAGTGTGTATGAAAGGTGTGACTGAAAATGGTGAAGGAGATTTTTACGGTGTCATTGAGAACATATTTGAAATCGAATACAATTACCTTGATTACAAGAAAACAGTCGTGTTGTTTTACTGTAAATGGTTTGATCCTTCAAATAGAGGTACCAGATATGATTCAAAGACTAATACCGTGGacataaaaatgaacaaacattATCCATTGTATGATCCGTTTGCTATGGCTCATAACGTCAGACAAGTTCACTATGTCCCTTATCCATCGACTACAAGGGATAAGCGAGGTTGGTGTGCCGCAATAACATCAAAACCAAGGGGTctgattgaaaaaaatgagatagatgAACGTGAAGATGAACCATATCAGGAAGATGAGATGTCCAATGTTGATGATGTCATTGCAGTTGAAACTTTTAATCAACTTTGTGTACAAGAAGAAGCCGAAGAAGTACCTTCTGATGGTGATGTTGATGAAGAGGACGTCGAAGCtaatggtgatgatgaaggcagtgatgatgaagatgtatcagattgggatgacaattaa
- the LOC123899553 gene encoding uncharacterized protein LOC123899553, with amino-acid sequence MPYTATDLQPQNPANKAINNALKSKFQAPYLNWTEVRADERGYQQFWNGFRSQVTWLNHHTAAIERIFNKKATKRLSTLLFEARKKIKKDPSKPPLWLAGNSYPMLCRRWEEEEYIAKCIKNKANRNTDEANRACVHSGGSKSAGTLRLEFIQQFGRPPTFMEMNDMMHRYADSGEWTGARAQEVSRLTQIWVEEYNASQLRLPPHRRDNEDVRRNKMSLAFVKNAGGATRGRKFAAGCTSSLYASDPTGLRDVTYTSSSSSSTGRSRPTQREETDDEYEARMRATYREEFRDEFEASFDDRVDVRVQHILQEFFSQQRAPAPAGGGVGSSSQASARQNQNAGEQEYRPDLSSMVNLNQLPEYREGDPVLSMSIEDMSQMLNEPVHLQFFDPTGQTSGSSSDGSGRNNQQTAFTEYQRSLNPQQDFIIPHPNQPQGNFFPNQAPINFVHRPVARPPLRTSLPGVIIHEEGRGRGRGRGRSRQPTDTGKGKRPLYQPPDQR; translated from the exons ATGCCATATACCGCCACAga TTTGCAACCCCAAAATCCGGCGAATAAGGCAATCAATAATGCATTGAAATCCAAATTCCAGGCTCCATATCTCAACTGGACGGAGGTCAGGGCAGATGAGCGTggatatcaacaattttggaatggcttcagg TCGCAAGTAACTTGGCTGAATCACCACACAGCGGCTATTGAGcgtatattcaacaaaaaagccaccaagcgtctgtcgaccttactttttgaagcgcggaaaaagattaaaaaggatCCTTCAAAACCACCACTTTGGCTCGCTGGCAATTCATACCCTATGCTCTGCCGCAGATGGGAAGAGGAAGAGTATATTGCAAAGTGTATAAAGAACAAAGCCAACAGAAATACTGATGAAGCCAATCGTGCGTGCGTACACTCTGGAGGGTCTAAATCTGCCGGAACGCTTCGTCTTGAGTTCATCCAACAATTTGGTCGTCCACCCACCTTTATGGAGATGAATGACATGATGCACCGGTATGCAGATTCCGGTGAGTGGACGGGGGCAAGGGCGCAAGAAGTGTCG agGTTGACGCAAATTTGGGTTGAAGAATATAATGCAAGCCAACTACGACTACCACCTCATAGGCGAGATAATGAGGATGTTCGTCGAAACAAGATGTCGTTGGCTTTTGTTAAGAATGCTGGTGGTGCGACTCGAGGTCGCAAATTCGCTGCTGGGTGTACATCTTCTCTATATGCAAGTGACCCAACTGGTTTGAGAGATGTCACTtacacatcttcatcttcatcgagTACAGGACGCTCTCGTCCAACTCAAAGAGAGGAAACCGATGATGAGTATGAAGCGCGAATGAGGGCCACGTATAGAGAAGAATTCCGCGATGAGTTCGAAGCATCATTTGATGACCGGGTGGACGTACGGGTCCAACATATATTGCAGGAATTCTTTTCACAGCAGAGGGCGCCGGCGCCGGCGGGGGGAGGGgttggatcatcatctcaggcttcggcacgacaaaatcaaaatgccggTGAACAAGAATATCGACCGGATTTGAGTAGCATGGTTAATTTGAATCAGCTGCCGGAGTACCGAGAGGGTGATCCAGTACTGAGTATGAGCATAGAGGATATGAGTCAGATGCTTAATGAACCAgttcatttacaattttttgatcctactgggcaaacaagtggaagcagtagtgacggaagcggtagaaataatcaacaaactgcTTTCACCGAATACCAGAGATCATTAAATCCACAACAAGACTTCATAATCCCACATCCAAATCAACCCCAAGGCAACTTCTTCCCAAATCAAGCCCCAATTAACTTCGTTCATAGGCCTGTGGCACGACCTCCTTTGCGAACGTCACTCCCCGGAGTCATAATACACGAGGAAGGTAGAGGCCGAGGCCGAGGCCGAGGAAGGTCGCGTCAGCCAACAGACACTGGCAAGGGGAAGCGACCACTATATCAGCCGCCTGACCAACGttga